Proteins from a genomic interval of Planktothrix sp. FACHB-1365:
- a CDS encoding BlaI/MecI/CopY family transcriptional regulator, which translates to MAPLPDYRPRQLSLGPLETEILEIVWDLGIATVKDVHERILADPNRELAYTSVTTVLRRLTDKGWLTCNKQERAFYWQSLVTREQAQAILAYDRLNRFLAIGNPDVVASFADSLDTASLEQIDAIASRLDAIRRQREGQQ; encoded by the coding sequence ATGGCCCCTTTGCCAGATTATCGTCCTCGCCAACTGTCTCTCGGCCCATTAGAAACGGAAATCCTAGAAATCGTTTGGGACTTGGGTATTGCCACGGTTAAAGATGTTCATGAACGAATTTTAGCTGACCCTAATCGAGAATTAGCTTATACTTCAGTCACAACGGTCTTACGTCGTTTAACCGATAAAGGTTGGTTAACCTGTAATAAACAAGAACGTGCTTTTTATTGGCAATCTTTAGTCACCCGTGAACAAGCCCAGGCTATTTTGGCTTATGATCGTTTAAATCGATTTTTAGCCATTGGTAATCCTGATGTAGTGGCTTCTTTTGCTGATAGCTTGGATACAGCAAGTTTAGAACAAATTGATGCCATTGCCTCACGCCTGGATGCCATTCGTCGTCAACGGGAGGGACAACAATAA
- a CDS encoding lysozyme inhibitor LprI family protein: MRRLLPVFFLLFLMVNFLFCVNPSWATAPIMIAQNIQCNPNGTTLEMKKCASDQYAVADKKLNQNYQTLIGQLSPERKQRLIEAQRAWISFRDKTCRFESSEVLGGSAESLFLTTCLTKVTQQRVQDFQNYLAQIK, from the coding sequence ATGCGACGTTTATTACCCGTTTTTTTTCTATTGTTTTTAATGGTTAATTTTTTGTTTTGTGTCAATCCAAGTTGGGCAACAGCCCCAATTATGATTGCTCAAAATATTCAATGTAATCCGAATGGAACAACTTTAGAAATGAAAAAGTGTGCATCCGATCAATATGCCGTAGCCGATAAAAAGCTCAATCAAAATTACCAAACCCTAATCGGTCAACTGTCACCTGAACGAAAACAACGCTTAATTGAAGCTCAACGAGCTTGGATTTCATTCCGAGACAAAACCTGTCGTTTTGAATCTAGTGAAGTTTTAGGTGGTTCGGCAGAATCTTTATTCTTAACCACTTGCTTAACAAAAGTAACTCAGCAACGGGTTCAAGACTTCCAAAACTATTTAGCCCAAATAAAGTAA
- a CDS encoding VOC family protein, with the protein MNLKRLGHVAICVNDIDSSAQFYQNLGMDLVWKDADWAYLKAGEDGLALLSPGYDQAGPHFGFVFNQRSEMESAYQALKAQGIPVTAIHEHRDGTASFYGRDPDGNGFEYLYEPNK; encoded by the coding sequence ATGAACCTGAAACGTTTAGGCCATGTTGCTATTTGTGTCAACGATATTGACTCATCCGCTCAGTTTTATCAAAACTTAGGCATGGATCTGGTTTGGAAGGATGCGGACTGGGCTTATTTAAAAGCAGGTGAGGATGGATTAGCATTACTAAGTCCTGGTTATGATCAAGCAGGCCCCCATTTTGGCTTTGTGTTTAATCAACGCAGTGAGATGGAAAGCGCCTATCAAGCGTTAAAAGCCCAAGGAATTCCGGTGACGGCGATTCATGAACATCGAGATGGTACGGCCTCTTTTTATGGTCGTGATCCTGACGGAAATGGCTTTGAATACCTGTATGAACCCAATAAATGA
- the petJ gene encoding cytochrome c6 PetJ, whose amino-acid sequence MKKLISALLMIAVAVLIVVPSALAGDVANGGKVFSANCASCHAGGKNLVNAKYTLQKADLEKYGMYSIEAITTQVTNGKGAMPSFKGRLKPEQIADVATYVLSQADQGWKK is encoded by the coding sequence ATGAAAAAGTTAATCTCAGCCTTGTTAATGATTGCAGTGGCTGTTTTAATTGTTGTTCCTAGTGCATTGGCTGGAGATGTAGCAAATGGGGGTAAAGTATTTTCAGCAAATTGTGCATCTTGTCATGCTGGTGGAAAAAATCTAGTCAATGCTAAATATACCTTACAAAAAGCAGATCTCGAAAAATATGGAATGTATAGTATTGAAGCAATCACAACCCAAGTGACAAACGGGAAAGGTGCAATGCCATCCTTCAAAGGTCGTTTAAAACCAGAACAAATTGCTGATGTTGCGACTTATGTGTTGTCTCAAGCCGATCAAGGTTGGAAAAAGTAA
- a CDS encoding lipopolysaccharide assembly protein LapB yields MVDKRRGFIGVVLVLAVIAFVGFSMGPLISGIVENNQSKRQPAPTPTQSTQTGKQSDLQAQARGYELVLQREPDNETALKGLLQAKLELIRFKQAEIKDVIEPLEKLSKKHPEDTRYSVLLAQAKAYTGDQEGAAQTYRTILASQPGDIQALQGLVNLFLEQKRPEAAIGLLQDTLKSAATVNQTAPGTIDEMSVQLILGQVYAEDKRYDEALAIYDEAIKNNDQDFRPVYAKALVLKEQGNTEEAEPLFAKAVDLAPAVYKDQIQKQAGGNIAPAKSGEPPEPKALETQPQTESAPATEVPEPRPSAPASSN; encoded by the coding sequence ATGGTAGATAAACGTCGTGGGTTTATTGGTGTAGTTTTAGTGTTAGCTGTAATCGCCTTTGTGGGATTTTCTATGGGGCCACTGATTAGTGGGATTGTGGAAAACAATCAGTCCAAACGACAACCTGCTCCAACACCCACCCAATCAACTCAAACCGGTAAACAATCAGATTTACAAGCACAAGCTCGTGGTTATGAGTTAGTATTGCAGCGAGAGCCAGATAATGAAACGGCTTTGAAGGGTTTATTGCAAGCTAAATTAGAGCTTATTCGCTTTAAGCAAGCCGAAATTAAAGATGTGATTGAACCTTTAGAAAAACTGTCAAAAAAACACCCTGAAGATACACGTTACAGTGTTCTTTTAGCACAGGCTAAAGCTTATACTGGAGATCAAGAAGGCGCTGCCCAAACCTATCGCACAATTTTAGCGAGTCAACCTGGAGATATTCAAGCCTTACAAGGGTTAGTGAATCTTTTCTTAGAACAAAAACGTCCTGAAGCGGCAATTGGATTATTACAAGATACGCTTAAATCTGCCGCGACTGTCAATCAAACTGCACCGGGTACGATTGATGAAATGTCGGTACAATTAATTTTAGGGCAGGTTTACGCTGAAGATAAACGCTATGATGAAGCCCTAGCCATTTACGATGAAGCCATTAAAAATAACGACCAAGATTTTCGCCCCGTTTATGCAAAAGCATTGGTTTTAAAAGAACAAGGAAATACTGAAGAAGCCGAACCTTTATTTGCTAAAGCGGTTGATTTAGCTCCGGCGGTTTATAAAGATCAAATTCAGAAACAAGCCGGAGGAAATATTGCTCCTGCTAAGTCGGGTGAACCCCCTGAGCCAAAAGCATTAGAAACCCAACCTCAAACCGAATCAGCACCCGCAACGGAGGTTCCTGAACCCCGACCCTCGGCTCCAGCATCTAGTAACTAA
- a CDS encoding permease: protein MFDPFYLFDRLATEIVTRLLGLSIESHLGASLHFFLYDVPKILTLLIVISFIVGTFQSFLEPEKVRRLLEGKRTLGGNILAATVGIITPFCSCSAVPLFIGFLEAGVPLGVTFSYLISAPMVNEVAVVLLWGLFGFKVTLLYIGLGVGLAIAAGYIIGELKLEKWVESFVWELQKSRQELYSEDNIESEYLTWKQRFQQGWFQSSQIVQSVWLYVIVGIAIGAMIHGYLPTTLITQIAGVENPLAVPVAVILGVPLYANIAGVMPITEALVNKGMPLGTVLAFTMAVTALSLPEIVILRKVLRPQLLTVFISLVTIGIISIGYLFNALLV, encoded by the coding sequence ATGTTCGATCCCTTTTATCTTTTTGACAGGTTGGCTACCGAGATCGTAACGCGACTGTTAGGTTTATCAATAGAATCTCATCTCGGAGCCAGTTTACATTTCTTCCTCTATGATGTCCCTAAAATATTAACGTTGCTAATAGTTATTAGCTTTATCGTTGGGACATTTCAAAGCTTTTTAGAACCAGAGAAAGTGCGGCGACTTTTAGAAGGTAAACGGACATTAGGGGGGAATATATTGGCGGCTACAGTCGGGATTATTACGCCTTTTTGTTCCTGTTCTGCGGTTCCTTTATTTATTGGGTTTTTAGAAGCGGGTGTTCCCCTGGGGGTGACATTTTCCTATCTGATTTCTGCACCTATGGTTAATGAAGTGGCTGTGGTTTTGCTGTGGGGATTATTTGGGTTCAAAGTAACACTATTATATATAGGTTTGGGTGTGGGATTAGCGATCGCAGCCGGATATATTATCGGAGAACTCAAATTAGAAAAATGGGTTGAATCTTTTGTTTGGGAACTTCAGAAATCCCGACAAGAATTATATTCAGAAGATAATATTGAGTCAGAATATTTAACCTGGAAACAACGCTTTCAACAGGGATGGTTTCAGTCGAGCCAAATTGTCCAATCCGTTTGGCTTTATGTTATCGTAGGAATTGCGATTGGTGCGATGATTCATGGCTATCTTCCCACGACTTTAATCACGCAAATAGCAGGGGTTGAGAATCCCTTAGCGGTTCCCGTTGCTGTGATTTTGGGTGTTCCCCTCTATGCGAATATTGCAGGGGTAATGCCCATTACAGAAGCGCTAGTGAATAAAGGAATGCCTCTCGGAACAGTATTAGCGTTTACAATGGCTGTAACGGCTCTTTCCCTTCCTGAAATTGTCATTCTCAGAAAAGTTCTTCGTCCTCAACTTTTAACAGTCTTTATTAGTTTGGTGACGATTGGGATTATCAGTATCGGTTATTTATTCAATGCTCTGTTGGTTTAA
- the rodA gene encoding rod shape-determining protein RodA, which translates to MFQKIRVGSRRSSLFYAWAEVDWLLMASCIALTLFAGIMIRSVELNQGLTDWWQHWVTGGVGLILALIFSRCRYERLIKWRWVIYGVTNLSLIAVQIIGTTALGAQRWINIAGFHVQPSEFAKVGIIITLAALLQELKTPNLGDMVRILAIAAVPWGLVFIEPNLGTSLVFGAITVGMMYWGNIHPGWLILLVSPVITAIVFNVSLPVGIVWAILMGFVGWWSLPLRWLTGPLALLANLGAGQLSHILWNVLQDYQKMRLIGFLNPEQDPLGSGYHLIQSRIAIGAGQLYGRGLYQGTQTQLNFIPEQHTDFIFSAVGEELGFIGCIAVLALFWFICLRLVIIAQTAKDSFGSLITIGVLSMLLFQVFVNIGMNIGIAPVTGIPLPFLSYGRSSLLSNWIAIGIVQSVANHRQRIKF; encoded by the coding sequence ATGTTTCAAAAAATCCGAGTGGGAAGTCGCCGGAGTTCACTATTTTACGCTTGGGCTGAAGTCGATTGGTTATTAATGGCGAGTTGTATTGCTCTCACCTTGTTTGCGGGAATTATGATCCGCAGTGTGGAATTAAACCAAGGGTTAACGGATTGGTGGCAACATTGGGTAACTGGAGGGGTGGGTTTAATCTTAGCTCTGATTTTTTCTCGATGTCGTTATGAACGTCTGATTAAGTGGAGATGGGTGATTTATGGCGTTACCAATTTGTCTTTGATTGCGGTACAAATTATTGGAACAACGGCATTAGGAGCGCAACGTTGGATTAATATTGCAGGGTTTCACGTCCAACCCTCAGAATTTGCCAAAGTCGGAATTATTATTACCTTGGCGGCCTTACTTCAAGAGTTAAAAACGCCAAATTTAGGGGATATGGTTCGGATTTTAGCAATTGCTGCGGTTCCTTGGGGATTGGTTTTTATTGAACCGAACTTAGGAACTTCTTTAGTGTTTGGTGCGATTACCGTTGGCATGATGTATTGGGGGAATATTCATCCGGGGTGGTTAATTTTGCTGGTGTCTCCAGTGATTACAGCCATTGTATTTAATGTGTCTCTCCCGGTGGGAATTGTTTGGGCGATCTTGATGGGTTTTGTGGGGTGGTGGAGTCTTCCCTTGAGATGGTTGACAGGCCCTCTGGCTCTATTAGCGAATTTAGGAGCGGGACAGTTAAGCCATATTTTATGGAATGTCCTGCAAGACTATCAAAAAATGCGGCTGATTGGATTTTTAAATCCTGAGCAAGATCCGTTAGGAAGTGGTTATCATTTAATTCAGTCTCGAATTGCAATTGGTGCAGGACAATTGTATGGTCGGGGACTGTATCAAGGGACTCAAACTCAATTGAATTTTATTCCTGAACAACATACAGACTTTATTTTTTCAGCCGTTGGGGAAGAATTGGGTTTTATTGGTTGTATTGCTGTATTAGCTCTATTTTGGTTTATCTGTTTACGTTTAGTCATTATTGCTCAAACGGCTAAAGATTCTTTTGGATCTTTAATTACGATTGGAGTGCTATCTATGCTGTTGTTTCAGGTGTTTGTTAATATTGGCATGAATATTGGTATAGCACCTGTCACTGGAATTCCCTTACCGTTTTTAAGTTATGGTCGGTCTTCCTTACTGAGTAATTGGATTGCCATTGGCATTGTCCAATCCGTTGCCAACCACCGACAGCGTATTAAGTTTTAA
- a CDS encoding thioredoxin family protein produces MTIIKIEVLGTGCKKCQQLEANTQEALASLNLNADVLHITDPIEIAKRGVMSTPALVINGKVVSKGKVLTPAEIEPLLSV; encoded by the coding sequence ATGACTATTATCAAGATTGAAGTTTTAGGAACAGGTTGTAAAAAATGTCAGCAGTTAGAAGCTAATACTCAGGAAGCACTCGCCTCCCTCAATCTCAATGCAGACGTGCTGCATATTACTGACCCCATCGAAATTGCGAAACGTGGGGTAATGTCTACCCCTGCATTAGTCATTAATGGCAAAGTTGTGAGTAAAGGAAAAGTGCTGACTCCCGCAGAGATTGAACCGCTTTTATCCGTTTAA
- a CDS encoding Rne/Rng family ribonuclease — protein MSKQIIIAEQQRIAAVFSEDQIQELVVATGNHQVSDIYLGIVENVLPGIDAAFVNIGDPERNGFIHVSDLGPLRLKRTSGSITELLTPQQKVLVQVMKEPTGTKGPRLTGNISLPGRYLVLMPYGRGVNLSRRIRSETERNRLRALAILIKPSGMGLLVRTEAEGMAEDAILEDLESLQKQWEVIQQEAQSSRPPALLNRDNDFIQRVLRDMYSTEVNRIVVDNSPAVKRVKQHLMNWSVGKAPQGVLIDHHRERIPILEYFRVNAAIREALRPRVDLPSGGYIIIEPTEALTVIDVNSGSFTRSATSRETVLWTNCEAATEIARQLRLRNIAGVIIVDFIDMDSRRDQLQVLEHFNKVLKADKARPQIAQLSELGLVELTRKRQGQNIYELFGRTCATCGGLGHTVHLPGDIELEIGEPPAERVVLTNNRIVPSPASSESPERPSLRTSISPYEPTSREEPEVVEFDASNNFQELELLNHPSYQDIGTSNARRRRRRIRDMDSLTRDEETPRTSLRMSPPVQYGEPRSDIGFSEGFSARSGFSERSRPTKSEIIKPPVEPPEVVSVEMTPEEQEVYALMGISPLMLSHQQVKNPRSVIVTVRSPGEAPVSPSTLIDEDYDEPDTPAISIGVTDRIIPERTISERIIPERTISERIIPERTISERIIPERTISERIILERETPEVEEPEPTPEFSILETDNEDFSEESSDSDHEPGEPIIRRRRRRSSAVTE, from the coding sequence ATGTCAAAACAAATTATTATCGCAGAACAACAACGTATCGCGGCGGTTTTTTCAGAAGATCAAATTCAAGAACTGGTTGTAGCGACCGGAAATCACCAAGTCAGTGATATTTATCTGGGTATCGTTGAAAATGTCCTACCAGGGATTGATGCAGCATTTGTCAATATTGGAGATCCTGAGCGCAATGGATTTATCCATGTTTCCGACTTAGGGCCATTACGCTTAAAACGGACTTCCGGTTCCATCACCGAATTATTAACCCCCCAGCAAAAAGTGTTGGTGCAGGTGATGAAGGAACCCACGGGAACCAAAGGCCCCCGGTTAACCGGAAATATTTCCTTACCCGGACGGTATTTAGTGTTAATGCCTTATGGCAGGGGGGTAAATTTATCGCGGCGCATTCGTTCAGAAACAGAACGCAACCGTTTAAGGGCCTTAGCCATTTTAATTAAACCCTCTGGAATGGGGTTATTAGTGCGGACAGAAGCCGAAGGCATGGCCGAAGATGCGATTTTAGAAGATTTAGAAAGTCTGCAAAAACAATGGGAAGTCATTCAACAAGAAGCTCAATCTTCCCGCCCTCCGGCCTTGTTAAATCGAGATAATGACTTTATTCAACGGGTGCTGCGAGATATGTACAGCACCGAAGTTAACCGAATTGTGGTGGATAATAGCCCTGCGGTGAAGCGGGTCAAACAACATTTGATGAATTGGAGTGTCGGAAAAGCACCGCAAGGGGTGTTAATTGATCACCACCGAGAACGAATTCCGATTTTAGAGTATTTCCGAGTTAATGCAGCCATTCGAGAAGCCTTAAGACCCAGAGTTGATTTACCATCGGGCGGTTATATTATCATTGAACCGACGGAAGCTTTAACAGTAATTGATGTTAACTCTGGCTCCTTTACCCGTTCAGCGACATCACGAGAAACCGTGTTATGGACAAATTGTGAAGCCGCCACGGAAATTGCCCGTCAATTGAGGTTACGCAATATTGCTGGGGTGATTATTGTGGACTTCATTGATATGGATTCCCGCCGAGATCAATTACAAGTCTTGGAACATTTTAATAAAGTCTTGAAAGCCGATAAAGCCCGACCCCAAATTGCTCAATTATCAGAATTAGGGTTAGTGGAATTAACCCGTAAACGTCAAGGCCAAAATATTTATGAGTTGTTTGGGCGAACCTGTGCTACCTGTGGCGGTTTAGGTCATACCGTTCATCTACCGGGAGACATTGAACTCGAAATCGGAGAACCCCCCGCCGAACGAGTTGTCCTGACCAATAATCGGATTGTTCCCTCACCTGCGAGTAGTGAATCCCCAGAACGGCCTAGTTTACGCACTTCGATTTCCCCCTATGAACCCACTTCCCGGGAAGAACCCGAAGTCGTTGAATTTGATGCGTCTAATAATTTCCAAGAGTTAGAACTGCTCAACCATCCCAGTTATCAAGATATCGGAACCAGTAACGCCCGTCGCCGTCGCCGTCGAATTCGGGATATGGATTCGTTAACGCGAGATGAAGAAACCCCCCGGACTTCCCTGCGGATGTCTCCTCCGGTTCAATATGGCGAGCCTCGTTCGGATATAGGATTCAGTGAAGGGTTCTCCGCCCGAAGTGGATTTAGTGAACGCAGTCGTCCTACAAAATCCGAAATTATTAAACCCCCTGTGGAACCCCCGGAAGTCGTTTCGGTGGAAATGACCCCAGAAGAACAGGAAGTTTATGCGTTGATGGGGATTTCTCCCTTGATGCTCTCCCATCAACAGGTGAAAAACCCTCGTTCGGTGATTGTTACGGTTCGTTCCCCTGGGGAAGCCCCCGTGTCTCCCTCAACTCTCATCGATGAAGACTATGACGAACCCGACACTCCTGCAATTTCCATAGGGGTCACAGACCGGATTATCCCCGAACGGACGATTTCTGAGCGGATTATTCCTGAACGGACGATTTCTGAACGGATTATTCCTGAACGGACGATTTCTGAGCGGATTATCCCTGAACGGACAATTTCTGAGCGGATTATTCTGGAACGAGAAACACCAGAAGTTGAAGAACCGGAACCCACCCCAGAATTTTCTATTTTGGAAACCGATAACGAGGATTTCTCAGAAGAGTCTTCTGACTCAGACCATGAACCGGGTGAACCCATTATTCGTCGCCGTCGCCGTCGGTCTTCTGCGGTCACGGAGTAA
- a CDS encoding M56 family metallopeptidase, with amino-acid sequence MHLMIILLALGCAVGLRVMPLPQGRSWHQRWQKSLFLFVCPPLILLMTALAVLSMGTKGEMLGLQASWFSYLLAVGFVAWGILMGVQLMNQLWQSQHRIERLSQQIVMGKTARILEDDFPYSAQVGFWQPELVVSRGLLETLDDLHLEAVIAHEQAHLNYRDTFWFCILGWLKTLTTGLPNTENLWQELLLLREMRADRYATQKVDPLVLAESLLCLAKAPFKSPNYCNLSFSCSIRSSRLGERIDAILAEDSDTLTWGWWMWTLLFWVCLPWITVPFHYS; translated from the coding sequence ATGCACTTAATGATTATTTTATTAGCCCTAGGATGCGCGGTGGGTTTACGAGTGATGCCTTTACCTCAAGGAAGAAGTTGGCATCAACGCTGGCAAAAATCACTATTTTTATTTGTTTGTCCTCCTTTGATATTACTAATGACAGCGTTGGCGGTGTTGTCGATGGGGACAAAAGGCGAAATGTTGGGACTCCAAGCGAGTTGGTTTAGTTATTTACTGGCTGTGGGGTTTGTCGCTTGGGGAATATTAATGGGTGTTCAGTTGATGAATCAATTATGGCAGTCTCAACACCGAATTGAGCGTTTATCTCAACAAATTGTGATGGGAAAAACAGCCCGAATTTTAGAAGATGATTTTCCCTACAGTGCCCAAGTTGGGTTTTGGCAACCGGAATTAGTGGTGAGTCGAGGATTATTAGAAACCTTAGATGATCTCCATTTAGAAGCCGTTATTGCCCATGAACAAGCTCATTTAAACTATCGAGATACCTTTTGGTTTTGTATTTTAGGTTGGTTAAAAACCCTCACAACTGGGCTACCTAATACAGAGAATCTATGGCAAGAATTACTGTTATTAAGAGAAATGCGGGCTGACCGTTATGCAACACAAAAAGTCGATCCATTAGTGTTAGCAGAATCTTTATTATGTCTTGCCAAAGCTCCGTTTAAATCTCCCAATTATTGCAATTTATCGTTTAGTTGTTCGATTCGGAGTAGTCGTTTAGGAGAGCGAATCGATGCTATTTTAGCAGAAGATTCTGATACTTTAACCTGGGGATGGTGGATGTGGACGTTACTATTCTGGGTTTGTTTACCTTGGATTACAGTCCCTTTTCATTATTCTTAA
- a CDS encoding lysylphosphatidylglycerol synthase domain-containing protein yields the protein MSTSSWLNSEMNRLRKIWPSFLGFLLFALSIWAISQKLERYSIQDVLSSLSNIPKTHQSGAIFLMLISYLMTTGYDVLAFSYIGFPLHYGKIAYGAFISYAISNNIGLSILTGSALRYRIYSGWRVPAGVIAQVIAFANLTFWLGLFGVCGFVFLFTPLQIPSILDLPFVSVRPIGIIFLLTIGIYLLWSSFNHQPLKLGDWELNFPTVGLSLALIAFALFDWGAAGGVLYLLLPAGSTSSYLSCFSIYLLAMTASMISSIPGGLGVFETVVLTLVSAEANPAEVLGALLAYRAIYYLLPLIVATLLLGIHEIKKQGSFY from the coding sequence ATGTCCACCAGTTCATGGTTAAATTCCGAGATGAATCGATTGCGTAAGATTTGGCCATCTTTTCTCGGCTTTCTTCTATTTGCTCTTTCCATCTGGGCTATTAGTCAAAAGCTAGAACGATATTCTATTCAGGATGTTTTAAGCAGTTTATCAAATATTCCTAAAACTCATCAATCAGGTGCAATTTTCCTGATGTTAATTAGTTATTTAATGACAACAGGCTATGATGTTTTAGCATTTAGTTATATCGGTTTCCCTCTGCATTATGGCAAAATTGCCTACGGTGCATTTATTAGTTATGCTATTAGTAATAATATTGGATTATCCATCTTAACAGGCAGTGCTCTTCGGTATCGAATCTATTCAGGATGGCGTGTTCCGGCGGGTGTAATTGCTCAAGTGATTGCTTTCGCTAACTTAACATTTTGGTTGGGATTATTTGGTGTTTGTGGGTTTGTTTTCCTGTTCACCCCTTTACAAATTCCTAGTATTTTAGATTTACCTTTTGTCTCTGTTCGTCCCATCGGAATAATCTTTCTCCTAACTATTGGTATTTATTTATTATGGAGTAGTTTCAATCATCAACCCTTGAAACTGGGAGACTGGGAATTAAATTTTCCAACCGTTGGCCTTTCCTTAGCCTTAATCGCTTTTGCATTATTCGATTGGGGGGCTGCGGGTGGCGTTTTATATTTATTATTACCAGCAGGTAGCACTTCCTCCTATCTCAGTTGTTTTAGTATTTATTTATTGGCAATGACTGCTAGTATGATTAGTAGTATTCCAGGGGGCTTAGGTGTCTTTGAAACCGTTGTTCTCACCTTGGTTTCCGCAGAAGCAAATCCAGCAGAGGTTTTAGGAGCTTTATTGGCTTATCGCGCAATTTACTATCTTCTTCCTTTAATTGTAGCGACCTTATTACTGGGAATTCATGAAATTAAAAAACAGGGTTCATTTTATTGA